The following are encoded in a window of Platichthys flesus chromosome 11, fPlaFle2.1, whole genome shotgun sequence genomic DNA:
- the zgc:66448 gene encoding uncharacterized protein zgc:66448 — protein sequence MAAVDPSESPTRQKCLAEDVETCSERSEAAERGRSLKQKDEPTRSESTESRDDERRVGAGQDGGGVASHSEVSDESGAGADETTCNSLEDQKTAGKMAEVAGSKQRAFDWSENEDGEEQEEEEAHSHKEENDKSDPSNVTERADMVQQDAHVDGTVAADPKEVPEEENPQRSTEMLPEEQRSTEKVPEEQNSQKSTKKEVPVVQNSERSPEKEVPVVQSSERSTEKEVPEEPLGDADGTEEVVEDEEEPDRGEDPDLAAKQKKCRLVCKECGMRFSRRETFNLHRHFHAHADELTPLTCKECGLTFQHRSSLIKHKTEHKEKEEELVTPKKEVQTKEEGSVQCAECRRIFTTVNKLRDHSCSNTAEKPYHCPLCRQDFQFRMSITKHMKTHSRESMFTCQECNKTFPNSADLRYHQRCHTALKPYECPECGLVFKHYSVMEDHRRKHTDSASSHLCTICGKTFKYSSLLHQHQYLHTGQKPFRCPECGKTFAFAQNMKAHCRQHRLRETNSPIEQPCKPMPVPVQEEVKGVGKENSHQSEETKRTFRCPLCPEGYSSPANLRAHMLIHEAEYETLDRIPKPPKDINKHWEKGHTCPHCPCVYRDESSLKIHLLSVHKLVAYFKKVPTPYKKKLNLQSGDNVRVKWRGDGIVVETHKCPECGKAFRHRSVLELHMRIHTKDKPYQCKVCGKSFRFSSYLQQHVIIHTGQKPYKCPDCGKDFAFLQNMRTHQKLHQEKPFRCTNCRKGYSDETQLQQHMLSHNGDKPHKCHQCDKSFGLAYLLRDHMNTHTGERPHRCDECHKTFSWFSSLLVHQKIHTRKHQGFSQYNSLAISARMRGRGNRGRRGGRSMLGWSRPLGGSGMLNFQPTQIPVSALSGPELHRGAGQPQSSMVTSHFDLQSRQMKEPRMSELQSQPVQWKVDGGEVMPVPLSQQQHTAPRLAQIDLPLQAGLQQRITQPGPAPAQSLESSHVKESTASFVSSHLASVPKKSSPLAVSAIEQHRQPIPITWSMAPMSTVVASTSSLQRDFSIPSYIDGAALWSIRPSANSQSIPTKLGQELIWRATQQISSTLPKKEDNRVLDMSNLQLIPSTVSQPGKPWASGLAGASAQKDQSSVVPISTPVSLAVGSTLWDIKTTPGIPKTINSTENLVNQDCQLPQKQVSSGWTNLQSQTATQQLPISIQYDPHRFGQGIGTSVWGFKSNAVGPQTLITRQLKPGNGPELQQQPIVTGTQIIINQPSPFFTQSLAPLPLAMPGPHPLHTIALPRPQHPNIFFTSQPIMSERPHIPQSLPLPQVTPRTEPHKRLLQCMICGCSLPREQDLQMHYLQHAQGEI from the exons ATGGCTGCTGTAGACCCGTCGGAGTCTCCCACACGACAGAAATGCCTTGCGGAGGATGTGGAGACGTGTTCGGAGAGGAGCGAGGCGGCGGAGCGCGGACGCAGCCTGAAGCAGAAAGACGAACCCACACGGAGCGAAAGCACCGAGAGCCGCGACGATGAGCGGAGAGTCGGTGCGGGCCAGGACGGCGGCGGTGTCGCCAGCCATTCGGAGGTTAGTGACGAGTCCGGTGCTGGAGCAGACGAAACGACATGTAATTCACTGGAGGACCAGAAGACGGCCGGAAAAATGGCCGAGGTTGCGGGGAGCAAGCAGCGGGCTTTCGACTGGTCAGAAAACGAGGACggcgaggagcaggaggaagaggaggcgcaCTCACACAAGGAGGAAAATGATAAGAGTG ACCCCAGTAATGTTACAGAAAGGGCTGATATGGTGCAGCAGGATGCACATGTTGATGGTACTGTAGCCGCTGATCCGAAGGAGGTGCCTGAGGAGGAGAACccacagaggagcacagagaTGTTgcctgaggagcagaggagcacagAGAAGGTTCCTGAGGAGCAGAACTCACAGAAGAGCACAAAGAAGGAAGTGCCTGTGGTGCAGAACTCTGAGAGGAGCCCAGAGAAGGAAGTGCCTGTGGTGCAGAGCTCTGAGAGGAGCACAGAGAAGGAAGTGCCTGAGGAGCCGTTAGGAGACGCAGACGGGACGGAGGAGGTGgttgaggacgaggaggagccAGACCGAGGGGAGGACCCTGACCTGGCAGCCAAGCAGAAAAAGTGCCGTCTGGTGTGTAAGGAGTGCGGCATGAGGTTTAGCCGCCGCGAGACTTTCAACCTTCACCGCCACTTTCATGCGCACGCGGACGAGCTCACGCCCCTCACCTGTAAAGAATGCGGCCTTACCTTTCAGCACCGCAGCAGCCTCATCAAACACAAAACTGAacacaaagagaaggaggaggaactTGTTACTCCAAAGAAGGAGGTGCAAACGAAGGAGGAGGGTAGTGTTCAATGTGCAGAATGTCGAAGGATCTTCACCACAGTGAATAAGCTGAGGGACCACAGCTGCAGCAATACAGCCGAGAAGCCTTACCACTGCCCCCTGTGCCGCCAAGATTTCCAGTTTAGGATGTCCATCACAAAGCACATGAAGACCCACTCCCGGGAGAGCATGTTTACGTGCCAAGAGTGCAATAAGACCTTTCCAAACTCCGCCGACCTGCGCTATCATCAACGATGTCACACCGCCCTCAAGCCCTATGAATGCCCAGAGTGCGGCCTGGTTTTCAAACACTACTCTGTCATGGAAGACCACCGTCGCAAGCACACGGACAGCGCAAGCTCTCACCTGTGCACCATCTGTGGCAAGACCTTCAAGTATAGTAGCCTCCTCCATCAGCATCAGTATCTTCACACGGGCCAGAAGCCCTTCCGCTGCCCTGAATGTGGTAAAACATTTGCCTTCGCCCAGAACATGAAGGCACACTGCCGCCAGCATAGACTGCGTGAAACCAACTCCCCCATTGAGCAGCCCTGCAAGCCGATGCCAGTGCCAGTACAGGAGGAAGTTAAGGGCGTAGGAAAAGAGAATTCACACCAAAGTGAAGAAACAAAACGCACATTCAGGTGCCCTCTCTGTCCGGAGGGCTACAGCTCACCAGCTAACCTGAGAGCCCACATGCTCATTCACGAGGCCGAGTATGAAACGCTAGACAGAATACCCAAACCCCCAAAGGACATTAACAAGCACTGGGAAAAAGGACACACGTGTCCACACTGCCCCTGTGTTTATCGTGATGAATCCAGTTTAAAGATACACCTGTTAAGTGTCCACAAGTTGGTAGcatattttaaaaaggtgcCCACACCatataaaaagaaattaaatctgCAAAGTGGTGATAATGTGCGGGTAAAATGGAGAGGCGATGGAATAGTTGTTGAGACACACAAATGTCCTGAGTGTGGAAAAGCGTTCCGCCATCGCTCAGTGTTAGAACTGCATATGCGCATACATACCAAGGACAAGCCGTACCAGTGCAAAGTATGTGGTAAAAGCTTTAGATTCAGTAGCTACTTGCAGCAGCATGTCATCATTCATACTGGCCAAAAGCCATACAAATGCCCCGACTGTGGGAAGGACTTTGCCTTCCTGCAGAACATGAGAACCCATCAAAAGCTGCATCAGGAGAAACCATTCCGCTGCACCAACTGCCGCAAAGGCTACAGCGACGAgacccagctgcagcagcatatGCTGTCGCACAATGGTGACAAACCTCACAAGTGTCACCAGTGTGATAAGAGCTTTGGGTTGGCCTATCTCCTCCGtgatcacatgaacacacacacaggagagagacCTCATCGCTGCGATGAGTGTCACAAAACCTTCTCCTGGTTTAGTAGCCTGCTCGTTCACCAGAAAATTCACACTCGTAAGCACCAAGGTTTCAGCCAGTATAATTCTCTCGCGATTAGTGCTAGGATGAGAGGAAGGGgtaacagagggaggagaggggggaggtcCATGTTGGGCTGGTCCAGACCGTTAGGAGGCTCAGGGATGCTTAATTTTCAGCCAACTCAAATTCCAGTTTCTGCACTAAGTGGCCCTGAGTTGCACAGAGGGGCAGGGCAGCCACAGTCTTCCATGGTCACGTCGCACTTTGATTTACAAAGCAGGCAGATGAAGGAGCCGCGGATGTCCGAGCTGCAATCTCAGCCGGTGCAGTGGAAGGTGGATGGTGGAGAAGTCATGCCTGTCCCTttgtcacagcagcaacacacagctCCACGGCTAGCGCAGATTGACCTCCCGCTGCAGGCAGGTCTGCAGCAGAGGATAACTCAGCCAGGCCCTGCACCGGCTCAGAGCTTAGAGTCATCACACGTGAAAGAGAGCACAGCTTCTTTTGTCAGCTCGCACCTGGCATCTGTGCCAAAAAAATCCAGTCCACTAGCAGTGAGTGCGATAGAGCAGCACAGGCAGCCCATACCTATTACATGGAGCATGGCACCCATGTCCACAGTGGTAGCTTCCACAAGCTCCCTGCAACGTGATTTCTCTATTCCCTCCTACATCGATGGGGCGGCTCTGTGGAGCATCAGACCCTCTGCAAATTCACAAAGCATTCCAACTAAGCTTGGTCAAGAGCTAATTTGgagagcaacacaacaaatatcTTCCACACTTCCTAAAAAAGAGGACAATAGAGTGTTGGATATGAGTAATCTTCAACTAATACCGTCGACTGTTAGCCAGCCGGGGAAGCCGTGGGCCTCGGGCTTAGCAGGTGCATCAGCTCAAAAAGACCAAAGCAGTGTGGTGCCAATTTCAACTCCTGTTTCTCTTGCAGTAGGTAGCACCTTGTGggacataaaaacaacaccAGGAATTCCAAAGACTATAAATTCCACTGAGAACTTAGTAAATCAAGATTGTCAGCTGCCGCAGAAGCAGGTGTCATCTGGCTGGACCAATTTACAAAGTCAGACAGCGACACAGCAGCTTCCCATCTCCATTCAATACGACCCACATCGTTTTGGCCAGGGGATAGGGACTTCAGTATGGGGCTTCAAAAGTAATGCTGTTGGTCCCCAAACACTGATCACTAGGCAACTCAAACCAGGGAATGGACCAGagctacaacaacaaccaattgTAACAGGCACTCAAATAATCATTAATCAGCCTTCGCCTTTTTTCACGCAGTCACTTGCTCCCCTCCCTCTTGCTATGCCTGGCCCCCATCCTCTTCACACTATCGCACTTCCAAGACCTCAACacccaaatatttttttcacatcACAGCCAATTATGAGCGAGAGGCCCCACATCCCACAGTCCCTGCCCCTACCTCAAGTCACCCCTCGGACAGAACCTCACAAACGACTTCTCCAGTGCATGATATGTGGGTGCTCTCTCCCTCGAGAGCAGGATCTACAAATGCATTACTTGCAACATGCACAAGGAgagatttga
- the si:ch211-261d7.3 gene encoding PAX-interacting protein 1, translating to MTEYYEEGGLLYEQSPPMHIKVESPEGPFGGGGSENGFPREDDDSEGSCDQSTGLPGGLPFNVVVVHPNIMAPGMSSDDLLSIEQNRAMSAALAAGGSGKRKSRFSGAELEVLVSEVTRCEGELFGPAGRLRRRERERIWAGILERVNAVSRVPRTLREVKKRWDDLKRRNGGRLADARHRTCYLPSSRGASMLGRPSQQSSRVQQARQKQNTRPKPSFPCFPDSDTGVGMEGSERDGLEKDEENQERERDMGEPECEAVENSMEDKLGLGLGLGIGPPPPSERWLPPSPLYSAPFLNGSPQPSSPQPSLGAQQGPLEAPPRTSWLEDELRGLGEAAMQLGNRVEKSLQDFGEGFREDMRTLVASQEALTVSLQQNNVLLQRLLGVLEAQQQPQQHRVQQVHQSQTLQQHLQAQPALQQLEPIEPQQQLRVETPQQSHVQPQTQIQPQPQVTQHPNSQPALVVAPAPSSPDIRGTFPSDPPTNASVQRPRRGRAVDHRRRRRR from the exons ATGACTGAGTACTACGAGGAGGGGGGGCTGCTGTACGAGCAATCACCTCCCATGCACATCAAAGTGGAGTCTCCAGAGGGACCCTTTGGAGGGGGAGGCTCAGAAAACGGCTTCCCCAGGGAGGATGACGACTCGGAGGGCAGCTGTGACCAGAGCACTGGATTACCTGGGGGGCTCCCGTTCAACGTGGTAGTGGTGCATCCGAACATCATGGCACCTGGCATGTCCTCAGACGACCTCTTATCCATCGAGCAAA ACAGGGCTATGTCCGCTGCACTGGCTGCTGGTGGCTCTGGGAAAAGAAAGAGTCGTTTCAGTGGAGCGGAGCTGGAGGTGTTGGTGTCAGAAGTCACTCGGTGTGAGGGAGAGCTCTTTGGTCCTGCGGGGCGGCTCCGGCGGCGGGAGCGAGAGCGCATCTGGGCAGGAATCCTGGAGAGAGTCAATGCTGTATCCAGAGTCCCGCGTACTCTCCGTGAGGTGAAGAAGCGCTGGGATGACTTAAAGAGGCGGAATGGTGGTAGGCTGGCAGATGCCAGGCACCGAACCTGTTACTTGCCATCCAGCAGAGGGGCCTCAATGCTTGGACGTCCTTCGCAGCAAAGCTCCAGAGTTCAGCAAGCCAGACAAAAGCAAAACACCCGACCAAAGCCCAGTTTCCCATGTTTCCCTGACTCAGATacag gTGTAGGAATGGAAGGATCAGAGAGAGATGGTTTAGAAAAAGACGAGGAAAATCAAGAACGTGAGAGAGACATGGGAGAGCCTGAATGTGAAGCAGTAGAGAACAGCATGGAGGACAAATTGGGATTAGGACTGGGACTAGGCATTGGGCCACCCCCTCCATCCGAACGATGGCTGCCTCCGTCACCACTCTACAGTGCTCCTTTCCTCAATGGCAGCCCTCAACCCAGTAGTCCTCAGCCATCGCTTGGAGCCCAGCAGGGTCCTCTTGAAGCCCCTCCACGCACCTCCTGGCTGGAAGATGAGCTGCGAGGATTAGGGGAAGCAGCAATGCAACTGGGAAATAGGGTTGAAAAGAGTCTGCAGGATTTTGGGGAAGGTTTCAGAGAGGACATGAGAACACTTGTTGCTTCACAAGAGGCATTAACAGTCAGTCTACAACAAAACAATGTCCTCTTACAAAGGCTGCTAGGTGTGCTTGAGGCCCAGCAACAACCACAGCAACATCGGgtacaacaagtgcatcaaTCACAAACATTGCAACAGCACTTACAGGCACAgccagctctgcagcagctggaaccTATAGAACCACAACAGCAGCTGCGTGTTGAAACACCACAGCAGTCACATGTAcagccacaaacacaaatacagccGCAACCGCAGGTCACCCAGCATCCAAATAGTCAGCCAGCGTTAGTGGTGGCACCTGCTCCATCGTCCCCTGACATACGTGGCACTTTTCCTTCTGATCCACCAACAAACGCGAGTGTGCAGAGGCCGCGGCGAGGGAGAGCAGTCGATCACAGACGCAGAAGACGACGTTGA
- the LOC133964780 gene encoding trypsin-3, which yields MKTFILLALCAAAYAAPIDEDDKIVGGYECRKNALPYQVSLNSGYHFCGGSLISSTWVVSAAHCYKSRVQVRLGEHNIAVNEGTEQFINSAKVIRHPSYNSGNLNNDIMLIKLSTPATLNSKVGSVSLPSTCASAGTRCLISGWGNLSGSGSNYPDRLMCLDAPILSDSSCKNAYPGQITSNMFCAGFLEGGKDSCQGDSGGPVVCNGELQGVVSWGYGCAQRNKPGVYAKVCNYSSWIRSTMSSN from the exons ATGAAGACTTTCATTCTTCTGGCTCTGTGCGCTGCAGCAT ATGCTGCCCCCATTGATGAGGATGACAAGATTGTTGGAGGCTACGAGTGCAGAAAGAACGCGTTGCCCTACCAGGTCTCTCTGAACTCTGGCTACCACTTCTGTGGAGGCTCCCTGATCTCCAGCACCTGGGTGgtgtctgctgctcactgctacAAGTC CCGTGTCCAGGTGCGTCTTGGTGAGCACAACATTGCTGTCAACGAGGGCACCGAGCAGTTCATCAACTCGGCTAAGGTCATCCGTCATCCCAGCTACAACAGTGGCAACTTGAACAATGACATCATGCTGATCAAGCTGAGCACGCCCGCCACCCTGAACAGCAAAGTCGGCTCCGTGTCCCTGCCCTCCACCTGTGCAAGCGCTGGCACCCGCTGTCTGATCTCTGGATGGGGCAACCTGAGCGGCTCTGGAA GCAACTACCCTGATCGCCTGATGTGTCTGGATGCCCCCATCCTGAGCGACAGCAGCTGCAAGAACGCCTACCCTGGACAGATCACCTCCAACATGTTCTGTGCTGGATTCCTCGAGGGAGGCAAGGACTCCTGCCAG GGAGACTCCGGTGGCCCCGTGGTGTGCAACGGTGAGCTGCAGGGTGTGGTGTCCTGGGGCTACGGCTGTGCCCAGAGGAACAAGCCTGGAGTCTACGCCAAGGTCTGCAACTACAGCTCCTGGATCCGCAGCACCATGTCCTCCAACTAA
- the LOC133964779 gene encoding trypsin-3-like, whose product MKAFILLALCAAAYAAPIDEDDKIVGGYECRKNALPYQVSLNSGYHFCGGSLISSTWVVSAAHCYKSRVQVRLGEHNIAVNEGTEQFINSAKVIRHPSYNSGNLNNDIMLIKLSTPATLNSKVGSVSLPSTCASAGTRCLISGWGNLSGSGSNYPDRLMCLDAPILSDSSCKNAYPGQITSNMFCAGFLEGGKDSCQGDSGGPVVCNGVLQGVVSWGYGCAQRNKPGVYAKVCNYSSWIRSTMSSN is encoded by the exons ATGAAGGCTTTCATTCTTCTGGCTCTGTGCGCTGCAGCAT ATGCTGCCCCCATTGATGAGGATGACAAGATTGTTGGAGGCTACGAGTGCAGAAAGAACGCGTTGCCCTACCAGGTCTCTCTGAACTCTGGCTACCACTTCTGTGGAGGCTCCCTGATCTCCAGCACCTGGGTGgtgtctgctgctcactgctacAAGTC CCGTGTCCAGGTGCGTCTTGGTGAGCACAACATTGCTGTCAACGAGGGCACCGAGCAGTTCATCAACTCGGCTAAGGTCATCCGTCATCCCAGCTACAACAGCGGCAACTTGAACAATGACATCATGCTGATCAAGCTGAGCACGCCCGCCACCCTGAACAGCAAAGTCGGCTCCGTGTCCCTGCCCTCCACCTGTGCCAGCGCTGGCACCCGCTGTCTGATCTCTGGATGGGGCAACCTGAGCGGCTCTGGAA GCAACTACCCTGATCGCCTGATGTGTCTGGATGCCCCCATCCTGAGCGACAGCAGCTGCAAGAACGCCTACCCTGGACAGATCACCTCCAACATGTTCTGTGCTGGATTCCTCGAGGGAGGCAAGGACTCCTGCCAG GGAGACTCCGGTGGCCCCGTGGTGTGCAACGGTGTGCTGCAGGGTGTGGTGTCCTGGGGCTACGGCTGTGCCCAGAGGAACAAGCCTGGAGTCTACGCCAAGGTCTGCAACTACAGCTCCTGGATCCGCAGCACCATGTCCTCCAACTAA
- the LOC133964781 gene encoding trypsin-3-like, which yields MKAFILLALCTAAYAAPIDEDDKIVGGYECRKNALPYQVSMNSGYHFCGGSLISNIWVVSAAHCYKPRFQLRFGEHNIAVREGTEQFVSSEMVIRHPSYNSRNLDNDIMLIKLIKPLTLNSYVGPVSLPSTCASAGTRCLISGWGNLSGSGNNYPDLLMCLDAPILSDSSCKKSYPGQITSNMFCAGFLEGGKDSCQGDSGGPVVCSGELQGVVSWGYGCAERNRPGVYTRVCNYTSWIHSTMSSN from the exons ATGAAGGCTTTCATTCTTCTGGCTCTGTGCACTGCAGCAT ATGCTGCTCCTATTGATGAGGATGACAAGATTGTTGGAGGCTACGAGTGCAGAAAGAACGCGTTGCCCTACCAGGTCTCTATGAACTCTGGCTACCACTTCTGTGGAGGCTCCCTGATCTCCAATATCTGGGTGgtgtctgctgctcactgctacAAGCC TCGCTTCCAGCTGCGTTTTGGTGAGCACAACATTGCTGTCAGAGAGGGCACCGAGCAGTTCGTCAGCTCTGAGATGGTCATCCGTCATCCCAGCTACAACAGCCGCAACCTGGACAATGACATCATGCTGATCAAGCTGATCAAGCCCCTCACCCTGAACAGCTACGTCGGCCCCGTGTCCCTGCCCTCCACCTGTGCCAGCGCTGGCACCCGCTGTCTGATCTCTGGATGGGGCAACCTGAGCGGCTCTGGAA ACAACTACCCTGACCTCCTGATGTGTCTGGATGCCCCCATCCTGAGCGACAGCAGCTGCAAGAAATCCTACCCTGGACAGATCACCTCCAACATGTTCTGTGCTGGATTCCTCGAGGGAGGCAAGGACTCCTGCCAG GGAGACTCCGGTGGCCCTGTGGTGTGCAGCGGTGAGCTGCAGGGTGTGGTGTCCTGGGGCTACGGCTGTGCAGAGAGGAACAGGCCTGGAGTCTACACCAGGGTCTGCAACTACACCTCCTGGATCCACAGCACCATGTCCTCCAACTAA